Below is a window of Melospiza georgiana isolate bMelGeo1 chromosome 18, bMelGeo1.pri, whole genome shotgun sequence DNA.
TTCCACAATTTACACAGTCTGGTGGCCTTTTGAGTTGTTTTCAGATCTCCAGTCCTCGCCTCACGTGAGAGCAAATCAAGTGCCGTGGAAAACCGACTGCTGGTACAGAAATAGCAGAGTACATCCCCCTCCCCCCACTACTTCTACACTCAAAGCGAGCGGCAAACTTCCAAAAAAGTTCCAAATTCATTAACTCAAGACTATAAGATACCACTATCACAACTACGTGTACCAAACTACTTATTACATTAGCTCCCACAAACAGCGACAACAAAAAATCAGCAACATTAAATGCACAGATCTTACGTATGTTGCAGGGCAGAAACAGGATCCCCTTCAGAAGGATGTAAACCCAAAGGACACAAAGATCATGTATTAAAAGATACTTGATGCTGCAGCCTTTGAAATCTCACCTCTTCCTTCACATTTGGGTGATAAAAAACATTACGAACTAAGAGAAATGAAGGGAagttaagaaaaagaaaatttaaaatggaCACgagaaaaatattaatcttGAGATGTATTATTTTGCACTTCAACAGCAGCTTCAAGCTACCTACACATCAGCGATCTCAAGGCACTTCTGTGAGGCAGGTAATTATTTCTATACCCATTTCACAGAAGAGTCATTTGAGGCAGAGCCTGACTGACTTGCCCAAGGACACGCACACACCAGCTCTGGGACAAAGCTGGGAACGTTAGCCAGAAGCCACTGACTCCCAGTTCAATGGCTTCGTTACTTTTAAACCCTTCCCAGAGACTGCAGAACAGCATCTCAGAGGAAATGATGGAAGTCTCATTCCTTTAAACATTCTAAACTGGAACAGTCAAACTATCCTAAGCACATTTCCAAGGGACAGGAAAGTCAGCTCCCtaggtctgtgtgtgtgtcaatGTCCATACAAGCACTCTCTTACCtggaaaagccttttccacAGCTCTGGCAGATGTAGGGCTTTCCCACAGAGCCATCGTGCGATCGAACATGATAGGACATCCTGTCTTTCCGCTTGAACCTCAAGCCACACACCGGACAAGAGTAAGGCTTTTCGCCAGAGTGTGACAGCTTGTGCCGGTTCAGGTGGTACACGTCCCGAAAAATCTTGCCACAGATCTCACAGGCCACCTGTTTCCTCGTCCTGCTTCTTTTTCGAGGCGCGTCGGGGTCGTCCTGACCAGGAACACCATTTTCACCCAGCCGTGGGGGTGGGATGTCTATGTAGCCCAGCTGTAAGCTCGTCACCCCGTGTTGAGCCTCGTGCTGCCGAAGACGATTGGCATCCGTGAACACCTTCCCACAGAGACCACAAGGCAGGATCCCAGCCTCCCGCAGGCCCCCTGGGCTACCGAACATCATGGAGTCCAAGAGATTGGCTTTACGGGGACGCCCTCTGCCCCTCTTGGTGCTTAAAGTGGGGGCACTAGCAGCAACATTCTGGAAGGGTGAGGCCAGCAGCGGCGGGGACAGAGGTCCTGCCACCATGGGCAGGCGGTCCACaccctgcaggacagggagggaggACTGCGCAGCGCTGAGCGCAGCCCGCGTGGCCTCGTCTTCAGGCATGCCAGCGATGCCATTGCCATTGGGCGCCAAAGCGGCACCGTTGGTCATGTCAAGAGGGAAGCCGAGGTCGGCAGCCCCCGGACGGAAGAGCATGATGTCAGGGCGTGCGGGGGGCACGAGGAGCTGCACGTTGGACTGCTTGATGACCTCCTGGCAGATGTCGATCACGGAGCGCATCAGCAGGAACTTGGCGGCCGTCATGAGCTCCGGGAAGCTCTCCAGCCGCACCACGATGCGCGACGTGTAGGCGAAGTCCAGGATGTCTCCGAACACCTTGGAGCTGATGGTGTGCATCTCCAGCTCCCGCCCGCCCCCGGGGGCGCCGCCGGTCgccgccgcagccccgccggccgccgcctccgccgcgCTCCcctccgcgccgccgccgccgccacctgCCCCGTCGCCGAGCTGCGCGCTGAACACCGACTCGAAGTACTCGCTGCAAGCGGCCAGCACGGCGCGGTGCGCCGGGAAGCTCTCGTCGCCCACGCGTAGGAGCACGTCGCAGAAGCGGCCGCCGTTCTTGCGCTGCTGGTTGAGGCTGTGCAGCACGTCGGCGCTGTGCCGGCTCACCTGGTAGGTGTAGCAGCCCGCCGAGGGGCCGCAGGCGGCGGCCTCGCTCACCCGCTCCATGGGGGCTGCGCCGCCCCGCCGGCGCCCGCAGGGGGCGCGCGCGCTCTCGGGCCGCCCGGCGGCGCGCGCCGCCTCCTCCTGCTCGTTCCCCGCCCCTGCCCGGGCCGGCGGCGCGCGCGCGGCGCTCCCTGCACAGCGCGAGGGGCTCGCGCGGCGCGGGGGGGGCGAGACAAAAGGCTCGGGCGGCCGAGGCGCGCGCGCGGCCGCGCGAGCCccgcccgggcccggccgccACGAGGCGCTGCGGccgcggagccgccgcgggAAGGGGCGTGCGCGGCGCGGCGGCTGCAGCCGGGAGGGACGGGGGtccggcggcggctccgggctgCCGGCTCCGTCCGTCCCTGTGTGTTTGGAGCGGAGGAAAGATGGCAGCGGCTGCACTTCCTCTTGCACTTTCACCCCtggggggaggagaaggagggggcGATACCACCCCCCCTACAAAAATCCAGCGGGGGCCCCCCGGCTGCTGCTCCCCGACcgagcgccgccgccgccggccccggtCCGGGCCCCGCCCGCTTCGACGCACCCTCACCACCGGCGCCGCAAActttcctctcttctttggACGAGAAGACCCCCACCCTATTCGCGGAGACCCCCCCTCCAGCCACTCGGGCTCCCCCCTGCCCCCCCGCTTCCtgcccccctccctccccgcaTCCGCCAATGcaagagcagccagagccagcaggCCGGCCCCCAccccgcccgcccgcgggggctgggggctgcagtctcccccttccccagcaccgATCCTCCAATGCCGAGCCGGCAGCGAGGCCCCCCCCCCTGCGGCTCACGGGGGTGGTGGGGCTGCGCTCGCCCCCTCCCCCAAATATCCGGGCTGCAGCTCGCCCCCGAGACCCCCCTCCCgctggagagaggaggaggggCCGGCGGGGGGGGCTGCAGGCaaccttcccccctccccaggcgCGAATCGTCCAATGCAAACCCTCCCGGAGCTGCAGAGGCGCAGAGCGGCCCCCACCTCCTCGGCTCGCCTGAGGAGAGCCGATCCCagaggggccaggggctgcagcgCAGACCGGCCTCCCCCCGCTCTTTCATTGCATTTCTCACCCCCACCCCCCGTACGCGATCAACTCTCAGCCTCGCTAGAAGAGCGCGGCGCCGGCATTgtgggggagggaaggggtacAGCGGGAATTCTTGCAGTGCGAAAATGCCCTCCCCCTGGGAGCGGCTGGGAGGAACGGTACCcgcgggccgggggctgcgggaggcACGGGCACCTCAGAGCCCCGGGTGCGTCCATGTTGGGGACGCGGCTGCCCGCGGAGCCCCTCCCGCGCTCCCGGGGTTCCCACGGCGCCCGGAGCGCCCCACGCCCCAGCGCGGCGAGGCTCCCGCTCCTTCGAGTTACCCTTCCCGGGCCCAGGTTAAACGCTCCGAAATGCGCCGCCGAATTCACTGCGCGGGGCTGCCTGGACTGTCCTAGTGCTGAATCTTCCCTGTGTGCTCCAGGTCTCTCTATGAAGAGCTGCTATTTCAACATCGTCGTTATTCATTTGCATCTGAAATCTGCTTTCTGTCTCAGAGAGGAATTTTTCTCTACTTTTGAAAAAACgtctcttcccccccccccatctctcacacacacattcCCCAAACATAGTTCTTTGTTTTGTTAAAGACAACGCTTGGAAAAAAGTGTTCAaggacactttttttttttgcatttgtaaCATCAAGCTTAATTAAGAATGCTTGGACCACCTATTCACGATCTAATATTGTCACTTAAACTATTCTGTGGAAAATAGTGAACTTGGCTCATGTGAGGGCATCACAAACTACAGAGCCTTCCAAAAGCTCAAACCCAGCACTTGAATTAAATAGTGGTGGAACTGAAAAAGCATTCTGGGTACTGATGTGCAAATGAGCGCACCAAGCTTCCAACTTTCAAAATATTACATTAACACTTAAGGCCACACATTGCCCTCAGCCTGTACACCAGATTTCTTGTGCTTTCGATAGGAACTGTTTGTCTCTGCTGCAGTCAGAATACAACCAGTAACTTTTTATTACTGCACTATGTGTGTGAACACCCTGATATGAACATACACTTTGAGAAATTCGAGGTGGAGTGGTAGCAATGCTGACAAAACCCAGCTTAAGTACACCCTATTATGTAGATAACACAGTGCTTGTATTCTCTTAAGTTTGTGACACACAAGTTGTACTTGCTACAGTGAGGAAAATGATTGTGTTTAACTCACTAGCCAGGCTGCAAGCAgacacagacatggagcagtgAAAGAATCTGGAATTTGCTTATCTTTCCTAGTGGCTTTGGACAGTTGTGTGCCTTTCCCCCAGTGgtttattaatttgttttcttttagcCCCCAGCCTCCTGACATGGTTCCTGCTTCCTATTTCAGTTCCCTCCTCGCCTGTTCTTTGTCTCTCCTCTAGGCAGGGGGAGGGGGGTCCTGCCTCTCTCACAGCACTTTCCTCAGAACTTTCTCCAGTTGCCACAGAATGTTCTGGTTTCGGCTTCCAGCCCTCCTGTTTAAAAGGCACCATCCCACACACCCTGCCTGCTTCTCTgggtaaaagcagaaaaaacccaaaatcatgGCTGTTTTCTTGGCAAGTGACCCACTCACACTTGCCTCGAGGATGCCAGATCAGCACACCGGGAGTTCACACTCTCAGTAGTTGCTGGATGCTCATTCAAGATGACTTCCAGCACCTTGCAGTCCCGGGTAATCACAGGGATTACACAGCCCTCTgcctgggctcctcagcactctgccatggcagagcctgcagctctccTCTTGGTGCTTACAGGCTGTGCACACTGCCTCACTGCACCCTACAGCACATTTCAAGGACTGCTGCTGAGAACGTTCTCTGGTCCCAAAGTTACCCTGTCTCAGAATATGACACTATCAAAGTAGTCACTCAACTAGTCTTTGTTAAAACATTGCCAAATTCCTTCTGAAAATGAACAGGTACTAAACACACTGAGCAAAAATTGGGCTCATCACTATGAACAGACTTGTAAGGTGAAGTTCCCTAAATTGAATGTGATGACTAAATGACACTTCTCCATACATAAGTGTGTAAGCACACAGGAATGATTACCTTCAAACTCAATTACCGTCACAACTAACAAGTTACTTTTTAAAGACAAAGTTCCAGATAATGTGaaagaaagttttaaatttcaattttgaaatttatgttttctgtattcagtatttcctctcctttttagATGATTCATAATCTATTTTCTTTGACATCTTCTGCGCTGGAATGTGCTGAACTTCTTTTGAATCCATCCCTCCTTTAAATAAAGGCATTTTCTTCAGCTACTTTATTCAGCTTCTCACTATTTCCTGTCTCACTTCTGCTCAAGGGAATTCCTGAGGTGTCCCTAAATGTTTTGCAGCTGCCTGGTGCCTGCTGAAGCACTCTGATTGGTATTTCAATAGTATTAAtaatctccttttctccaaacaTGTGTGTACCATTTGGGACTCCACATTGTACATTGCTCGCTTCACTGCAGATCAATTGCTACTGGCCTTACCCAGAAGTGCAGACCTTAAATTGGTGTGCAAATATAGGAGGTAACAAAAGACTGTTACAGTTGAATCTGTTCAAACATATTTGGGTATATGTTAATTAGAGTTGAGTCATACCTATTTGTTCAACACTTTCAACTTGTGAATCTGTGTAGGTCTTGAGGCTACTGAAATTTTTCAGAATAGTCCCATTATTATACTCTTTAAGAAGGTTAGTCACTGTTTCACAGGGATTATAATATTAGCAGAGACATTTGTGCATAGCACTTGTGCCAGCTAATCTGTCATATGAACCATTTCCTTTCTATGCATGTTCCACAGAAATACATAGCACTGAGCACTTTGTGGCACACTTGCAATTTCAGTGAGTAGCTGTCAGTTTTTCTGAGCTTTCACCCATATTTTAATTAACTGCTACTGATATAACAAGCAATTAATTCAGCATTCATTACTTATTCGGTTGATTATTACTTAAATTTAGCTTTTAAAGCTTGCTCAGTT
It encodes the following:
- the PATZ1 gene encoding POZ-, AT hook-, and zinc finger-containing protein 1 isoform X1 — translated: MERVSEAAACGPSAGCYTYQVSRHSADVLHSLNQQRKNGGRFCDVLLRVGDESFPAHRAVLAACSEYFESVFSAQLGDGAGGGGGGAEGSAAEAAAGGAAAATGGAPGGGRELEMHTISSKVFGDILDFAYTSRIVVRLESFPELMTAAKFLLMRSVIDICQEVIKQSNVQLLVPPARPDIMLFRPGAADLGFPLDMTNGAALAPNGNGIAGMPEDEATRAALSAAQSSLPVLQGVDRLPMVAGPLSPPLLASPFQNVAASAPTLSTKRGRGRPRKANLLDSMMFGSPGGLREAGILPCGLCGKVFTDANRLRQHEAQHGVTSLQLGYIDIPPPRLGENGVPGQDDPDAPRKRSRTRKQVACEICGKIFRDVYHLNRHKLSHSGEKPYSCPVCGLRFKRKDRMSYHVRSHDGSVGKPYICQSCGKGFSRPDHLNGHIKQVHTSERPHKCQTCNASFATRDRLRSHLACHEDKVPCQVCGKYLRAAYMADHLKKHSEGPSNFCTICNRGFSSASYLKVHVKTHHGVPLPQVSRHQEPIPNGGAAFHCVRTYGIKEGQKCSHSDPTESSDSYGDLSDTSDLKTPEKQSTNGSFSCDLAVSKNKMEMEGEKKYPCPECGSFFRSKSYLNKHIQKVHVRALGGPLGDLGPALGSPFSPQQNMSLLESFGFQIVQSAFASSLVDPEVDQQPMGPEGK
- the PATZ1 gene encoding POZ-, AT hook-, and zinc finger-containing protein 1 isoform X2 produces the protein MERVSEAAACGPSAGCYTYQVSRHSADVLHSLNQQRKNGGRFCDVLLRVGDESFPAHRAVLAACSEYFESVFSAQLGDGAGGGGGGAEGSAAEAAAGGAAAATGGAPGGGRELEMHTISSKVFGDILDFAYTSRIVVRLESFPELMTAAKFLLMRSVIDICQEVIKQSNVQLLVPPARPDIMLFRPGAADLGFPLDMTNGAALAPNGNGIAGMPEDEATRAALSAAQSSLPVLQGVDRLPMVAGPLSPPLLASPFQNVAASAPTLSTKRGRGRPRKANLLDSMMFGSPGGLREAGILPCGLCGKVFTDANRLRQHEAQHGVTSLQLGYIDIPPPRLGENGVPGQDDPDAPRKRSRTRKQVACEICGKIFRDVYHLNRHKLSHSGEKPYSCPVCGLRFKRKDRMSYHVRSHDGSVGKPYICQSCGKGFSRPDHLNGHIKQVHTSERPHKCQTCNASFATRDRLRSHLACHEDKVPCQVCGKYLRAAYMADHLKKHSEGPSNFCTICNREGQKCSHSDPTESSDSYGDLSDTSDLKTPEKQSTNGSFSCDLAVSKNKMEMEGEKKYPCPECGSFFRSKSYLNKHIQKVHVRALGGPLGDLGPALGSPFSPQQNMSLLESFGFQIVQSAFASSLVDPEVDQQPMGPEGK
- the PATZ1 gene encoding POZ-, AT hook-, and zinc finger-containing protein 1 isoform X4, encoding MERVSEAAACGPSAGCYTYQVSRHSADVLHSLNQQRKNGGRFCDVLLRVGDESFPAHRAVLAACSEYFESVFSAQLGDGAGGGGGGAEGSAAEAAAGGAAAATGGAPGGGRELEMHTISSKVFGDILDFAYTSRIVVRLESFPELMTAAKFLLMRSVIDICQEVIKQSNVQLLVPPARPDIMLFRPGAADLGFPLDMTNGAALAPNGNGIAGMPEDEATRAALSAAQSSLPVLQGVDRLPMVAGPLSPPLLASPFQNVAASAPTLSTKRGRGRPRKANLLDSMMFGSPGGLREAGILPCGLCGKVFTDANRLRQHEAQHGVTSLQLGYIDIPPPRLGENGVPGQDDPDAPRKRSRTRKQVACEICGKIFRDVYHLNRHKLSHSGEKPYSCPVCGLRFKRKDRMSYHVRSHDGSVGKPYICQSCGKGFSRPDHLNGHIKQVHTSERPHKCQQENGSHHGISSETSTSIEKLKLQETCNASFATRDRLRSHLACHEDKVPCQVCGKYLRAAYMADHLKKHSEGPSNFCTICNRGFSSASYLKVHVKTHHGVPLPQVSRHQEPIPNGGAAFHCVRTYGIKEGQKCSHSDPTESSDSYGDLSDTSDLKTPEKQSTNGSFSCDLAVSKNKMEMEGEKKYPCPECGSFFRSKSYLNKHIQKVHVRALGGPLGDLGPALGSPFSPQQNMSLLESFGFQIVQSAFASSLVDPEVDQQPMGPEGK
- the PATZ1 gene encoding POZ-, AT hook-, and zinc finger-containing protein 1 isoform X3, with the translated sequence MERVSEAAACGPSAGCYTYQVSRHSADVLHSLNQQRKNGGRFCDVLLRVGDESFPAHRAVLAACSEYFESVFSAQLGDGAGGGGGGAEGSAAEAAAGGAAAATGGAPGGGRELEMHTISSKVFGDILDFAYTSRIVVRLESFPELMTAAKFLLMRSVIDICQEVIKQSNVQLLVPPARPDIMLFRPGAADLGFPLDMTNGAALAPNGNGIAGMPEDEATRAALSAAQSSLPVLQGVDRLPMVAGPLSPPLLASPFQNVAASAPTLSTKRGRGRPRKANLLDSMMFGSPGGLREAGILPCGLCGKVFTDANRLRQHEAQHGVTSLQLGYIDIPPPRLGENGVPGQDDPDAPRKRSRTRKQVACEICGKIFRDVYHLNRHKLSHSGEKPYSCPVCGLRFKRKDRMSYHVRSHDGSVGKPYICQSCGKGFSRPDHLNGHIKQVHTSERPHKCQTCNASFATRDRLRSHLACHEDKVPCQVCGKYLRAAYMADHLKKHSEGPSNFCTICNRGLQAPGAHPEWGSSVPLRQDLWHQRRPEMFTFGPD